The Lutibacter profundi genome includes a region encoding these proteins:
- a CDS encoding four helix bundle protein yields the protein MKENLIKNKSFQFAIDIVSLYKDLVENKKEFVMSRQLLKSGTSIGANVREAEFAQSKADFSSKMSISLKEANETGYWLELLFKTKFINENTFKEYKIKSTEILKLLVSIVKSSKRLIFHF from the coding sequence ATAAAAGAAAATCTAATTAAGAATAAGAGTTTTCAATTTGCGATTGACATTGTATCTCTTTATAAAGATTTGGTAGAGAATAAAAAAGAATTTGTGATGTCCAGACAATTATTAAAATCGGGGACTTCAATTGGAGCAAATGTTAGAGAGGCAGAATTTGCCCAAAGCAAGGCTGATTTTAGTAGTAAAATGTCAATAAGTTTAAAAGAAGCAAACGAAACGGGATATTGGTTGGAGTTGCTTTTTAAAACAAAATTTATTAATGAAAATACATTTAAAGAATATAAAATAAAATCAACTGAAATATTGAAGTTATTAGTTAGTATTGTTAAATCTTCTAAAAGGTTAATTTTTCATTTTTAA
- a CDS encoding GIY-YIG nuclease family protein — protein sequence MKKGFMYILKCSDGTYYTGSTQDLELRLQQHQNGVGANYTARRLPIKLLYYEEFQRIDDAFYKEKQVQGWSRNKKEALIKNNYSDLVKFAVCQNETHSDNNDFDSAQSPE from the coding sequence ATGAAAAAAGGTTTTATGTACATATTGAAATGCTCAGATGGAACTTATTATACGGGGAGTACTCAAGATTTAGAATTACGTTTGCAACAACATCAAAATGGAGTTGGAGCAAATTATACAGCAAGAAGATTACCTATAAAATTGTTGTATTATGAAGAATTTCAAAGAATTGATGATGCTTTTTATAAAGAAAAACAAGTTCAAGGTTGGAGTAGGAATAAGAAAGAAGCATTAATCAAAAATAATTACAGTGATTTAGTGAAGTTTGCTGTTTGTCAAAATGAAACACATTCAGATAATAATGACTTCGACTCCGCTCAGTCACCGGAATAA
- a CDS encoding thiamine diphosphokinase, translating to MKTKKAFILLNGSAPSYLPDLSEYEIVCAIDGAYNYFEANNIVPDLVTGDFDSINSIPTSIEVLKTPNQNFTDFEKALQILKQRGFYHIDVYGGSGKEHDHFLGNISTALQWKIGLNITFFDDFGKYFFIEESIYLTNIIGKNISLIPLPIASGVVTEGLLYPIKNETLTFGERIGTRNKASENEVEISLEKGDLLIYISHN from the coding sequence ATGAAAACGAAAAAGGCATTTATTTTACTAAATGGTTCAGCACCTAGTTACCTTCCTGATTTATCTGAATATGAAATTGTTTGTGCTATTGATGGTGCTTATAACTACTTTGAAGCAAACAACATTGTACCAGATTTAGTTACTGGCGATTTTGATTCTATTAACTCAATACCTACCTCTATTGAAGTTTTAAAAACACCCAATCAAAATTTTACCGATTTTGAAAAAGCATTACAAATATTAAAACAACGTGGTTTTTATCATATTGATGTTTATGGTGGAAGTGGCAAAGAACATGACCATTTTTTAGGCAATATAAGTACTGCCTTACAATGGAAAATAGGTTTAAATATTACTTTTTTTGATGACTTTGGAAAATACTTTTTTATTGAAGAAAGTATCTATTTGACAAATATAATTGGGAAAAACATCTCATTAATTCCACTACCAATTGCAAGTGGAGTTGTAACCGAAGGATTATTATACCCTATTAAAAATGAAACATTAACCTTTGGTGAACGTATTGGAACTAGAAATAAAGCATCTGAAAATGAAGTTGAAATTTCTCTTGAAAAAGGCGATTTACTTATTTATATTAGTCATAATTAA
- a CDS encoding type III pantothenate kinase: MNLIIDVGNTRIKIAVFKKGKLIHSESITKENIVIKVVELINKFECRNAIISSVGNIKKTQISKLHAIINLIELTSETKIPFINKYSTPKTLGMDRVALVSAAVKLYSNKNVLVIDAGTCITYDYINMNSCYFGGAISPGIQMRYKSLNKFTKNLPLLEPKYTNQLIGQSTDSCIHLGVVKGTINEIDSFINQYRKKNKDLTVVLTGGDTKLLANRLKNSIFANPIFLLEGLNAILTYNL; the protein is encoded by the coding sequence ATGAACTTAATAATAGACGTTGGGAATACGAGAATTAAAATTGCCGTTTTTAAAAAAGGCAAACTCATTCACTCTGAAAGTATTACCAAAGAAAATATTGTAATTAAAGTTGTAGAACTTATAAATAAGTTTGAATGTAGAAACGCAATAATTTCATCAGTAGGTAACATTAAAAAAACACAAATTTCGAAGCTACATGCTATAATTAACTTAATTGAACTGACCTCTGAAACAAAAATTCCGTTTATTAACAAATATTCTACACCAAAAACTTTAGGAATGGATAGGGTAGCTTTAGTTTCTGCAGCCGTCAAATTATATTCTAATAAAAATGTATTGGTAATTGATGCAGGTACATGCATTACTTATGATTACATTAATATGAATAGTTGTTACTTTGGAGGAGCAATTTCTCCAGGAATACAAATGAGGTATAAATCTTTAAATAAATTCACAAAAAATTTACCTCTTTTAGAACCAAAATACACCAATCAATTAATTGGACAATCAACAGATTCTTGTATTCATTTAGGAGTGGTTAAAGGTACTATAAATGAAATCGATAGTTTTATTAATCAGTATAGAAAAAAAAATAAAGATTTAACAGTAGTTTTAACAGGAGGTGATACAAAACTCTTGGCAAATAGATTAAAAAATAGCATATTTGCCAATCCTATTTTTTTATTGGAAGGATTAAACGCAATTTTGACCTATAATTTATAA
- a CDS encoding NAD(P)/FAD-dependent oxidoreductase — protein sequence MKKKLIIIGGGAAGFFAAINAAELNPEMEVTILEGSNNVLQKLKVSGGGRCNVTHACFTPQELVEFYPRGKKELRGPFHQFMTGDTMEWFENREVPLKIEDDNRVFPVSNSSQTIIDCFLESAQKAGVKVKTSTRVEAIKKEEDTFIVKTNSNEFIADYLLVASGSNSKVWQMVSALGHKVIQPVPSLFTFNIEDNRLKDIPGTSVPMASVKVLNSKLDEQGPLLITHWGLSGPGILKLSAWGALEFHQKEYQFEIEVNWLSKKLETVLETLKSTKKEHARKQVILRSVFEVISKRLWEKLVIAAQISSNSQWAQLNNKQLEALAKQLTKCTFKVHGKSTFKEEFVTAGGIDLKEINFKRFESKLHKNLFFAGEILNIDAITGGFNFQNAWTGGWVVANSVGG from the coding sequence ATGAAGAAAAAATTAATCATAATTGGAGGTGGAGCAGCAGGTTTTTTTGCTGCCATAAACGCGGCAGAATTAAATCCAGAAATGGAAGTTACTATTTTAGAAGGAAGCAATAATGTATTACAAAAGTTAAAAGTAAGTGGTGGCGGACGTTGCAATGTAACACACGCATGTTTTACACCTCAAGAATTAGTTGAATTTTATCCAAGAGGTAAAAAAGAGTTGCGTGGCCCATTTCATCAATTTATGACAGGTGATACTATGGAATGGTTTGAAAATAGAGAAGTTCCCTTAAAAATAGAAGATGACAATCGAGTTTTTCCAGTATCAAATTCTTCTCAAACTATTATTGATTGTTTTTTGGAAAGTGCACAAAAGGCAGGAGTTAAAGTAAAAACAAGTACAAGAGTTGAAGCAATTAAAAAAGAGGAAGATACATTTATAGTAAAAACGAATTCTAATGAATTTATAGCCGATTATTTATTGGTTGCTTCAGGAAGCAATTCAAAAGTATGGCAAATGGTTTCAGCATTAGGGCATAAAGTTATTCAACCAGTTCCTTCATTATTTACTTTCAATATTGAAGATAATAGGTTGAAAGATATTCCTGGAACTTCAGTGCCAATGGCCTCAGTAAAAGTATTGAATTCAAAACTTGATGAACAAGGTCCTTTATTAATTACACATTGGGGTTTAAGCGGACCTGGAATTTTAAAACTATCAGCTTGGGGAGCATTAGAATTTCACCAAAAAGAATATCAGTTTGAAATAGAAGTTAATTGGTTGTCTAAAAAATTAGAAACTGTTTTAGAAACATTAAAATCAACTAAAAAAGAGCATGCTAGAAAACAAGTTATTTTACGATCCGTTTTTGAAGTAATTTCAAAACGTTTATGGGAGAAACTAGTAATTGCAGCTCAAATATCTTCAAACTCTCAATGGGCACAATTAAATAATAAACAATTAGAGGCGCTGGCAAAACAACTAACGAAGTGTACTTTTAAAGTGCATGGTAAAAGTACGTTTAAAGAGGAGTTTGTAACGGCTGGAGGGATAGATTTAAAAGAAATAAATTTTAAACGTTTTGAAAGTAAGCTACACAAAAACTTATTTTTTGCAGGTGAAATTTTAAATATTGATGCAATTACTGGTGGATTTAATTTTCAAAATGCGTGGACTGGTGGGTGGGTTGTAGCTAATTCAGTTGGAGGTTAG
- a CDS encoding GYDIA family GHMP kinase, giving the protein MKAFYSNGKLLLTGEYFVLEGAKALAVPTTCGQDLMVEPINEPQLIWNSFTNEGKCWLEAIFDLPKLRLASATFESGKDGGNDKLAENLAKILKEAQKLNPSFLKSATGFLVKTNLTFPNNWGLGTSSTLLNNIANWAKINPYELLEKTFGGSGYDIACAQNNTPILYAKNEFEPIIEKVNFNPSFKENLFFVYLNKKQNSREGIQRFNELKGNLTSEINQISNLTQEFVACNNLKDFEKLLIEHEQIVSKTIQIKTVQELLFSDYFGQTKSLGAWGGDFILATGNTDTTNYFNEKGFHTVIPYKELIL; this is encoded by the coding sequence ATGAAAGCATTTTACAGCAACGGAAAATTATTATTAACAGGCGAATATTTTGTATTGGAAGGCGCAAAAGCATTGGCTGTTCCAACAACTTGTGGTCAAGATTTAATGGTTGAACCAATTAATGAACCTCAATTAATTTGGAACAGTTTTACAAATGAAGGTAAATGTTGGCTTGAAGCTATTTTTGATTTACCAAAACTACGTTTAGCAAGTGCTACTTTTGAATCTGGAAAAGATGGAGGGAATGATAAATTAGCTGAGAATTTAGCTAAGATTTTAAAAGAAGCTCAAAAATTAAATCCGTCTTTTTTAAAGTCAGCAACAGGATTTTTAGTGAAAACAAACCTAACATTTCCTAATAATTGGGGATTGGGAACCTCTTCAACTTTACTAAATAATATTGCCAATTGGGCAAAAATTAATCCTTATGAGTTATTAGAGAAAACTTTTGGAGGAAGTGGTTACGATATTGCTTGTGCTCAAAATAATACACCAATTTTATATGCTAAAAATGAATTTGAGCCAATTATAGAAAAAGTGAATTTCAATCCTTCATTTAAAGAAAACTTATTTTTTGTGTATTTAAATAAAAAACAAAATAGTAGAGAAGGTATTCAGCGATTTAATGAATTAAAAGGAAATTTAACTTCAGAAATAAATCAGATTTCAAATTTAACACAAGAGTTTGTAGCTTGTAATAACTTAAAAGATTTTGAAAAGCTACTAATTGAACATGAGCAAATTGTTTCAAAAACAATTCAAATAAAAACTGTTCAAGAATTATTATTTTCTGATTATTTTGGACAAACTAAAAGCTTGGGAGCTTGGGGAGGTGATTTTATTTTGGCAACAGGTAACACAGATACAACCAATTACTTTAATGAAAAAGGATTTCATACGGTAATACCTTATAAAGAATTAATTTTATAA
- a CDS encoding hydroxymethylglutaryl-CoA reductase, degradative translates to MSKAVNGFSKLSKLEKIDWLASNFFNEAKKNKEILKQYWNSNEVLQNLHDDFIENTISNFYMPFAIAPNFVINGKIYAIPMVIEESSVVAAASLVAKFWSTRDGFKAKVISTTKIGQVHFMYEGNKQELYDYFSSKKSALFSVTEEITKNMRKRGGGILEIELRDKTEDLANYYQLHVTFETVDSMGANFINSCLEAISNEFKKEDTQIVMSILSNYVPECLVRAEVSCKVDDLYAENAEILSQKFVQAIQIANAEPHRAVTHNKGIMNGVDAVVLATGNDFRAIEAGAHAYASKSGKYKSLTNASIENGTFKFWIEIPLALGTVGGLTKLHPLSKLALELLGNPSAKELMEIIAVAGLAQNFAALRALTTTGIQKGHMKMHLTNIIKQLGASEEEKAFLINYFENKTVTHNAVVEAYNKLTGG, encoded by the coding sequence ATGTCTAAAGCTGTTAATGGATTTTCAAAATTAAGTAAGTTAGAAAAAATAGATTGGTTAGCCTCAAATTTTTTTAATGAAGCTAAAAAAAATAAAGAAATTTTAAAGCAATATTGGAACTCAAATGAAGTATTACAAAATTTACACGATGATTTTATAGAAAATACCATTTCTAATTTTTATATGCCATTTGCTATAGCACCTAATTTTGTAATTAATGGAAAAATATATGCAATTCCAATGGTTATAGAGGAAAGCTCGGTAGTAGCTGCAGCTTCATTGGTTGCTAAGTTTTGGAGTACACGTGACGGATTTAAAGCAAAAGTGATTTCAACTACCAAAATTGGACAAGTTCATTTTATGTATGAAGGTAATAAGCAGGAACTTTATGATTATTTCTCTTCGAAAAAGAGTGCATTATTTTCTGTTACTGAAGAAATTACCAAAAATATGCGTAAACGTGGTGGAGGAATTTTAGAGATAGAATTGAGAGATAAAACAGAAGATTTAGCAAACTATTATCAATTACATGTTACTTTTGAAACGGTTGATAGTATGGGGGCAAATTTTATAAATTCATGTTTAGAAGCTATTTCAAATGAATTTAAAAAAGAGGACACTCAAATAGTAATGAGTATTTTATCTAACTACGTTCCTGAATGTTTGGTCCGTGCTGAGGTTAGTTGCAAGGTTGACGATTTATATGCAGAAAATGCTGAGATATTATCTCAAAAATTTGTCCAAGCAATACAAATTGCAAATGCAGAACCTCATAGAGCAGTTACGCATAACAAAGGGATTATGAATGGAGTTGATGCCGTGGTTTTAGCAACAGGAAACGATTTTAGAGCTATTGAAGCCGGAGCTCATGCATACGCTTCAAAAAGCGGAAAATATAAGAGTTTAACCAATGCATCTATTGAAAATGGCACTTTTAAATTTTGGATTGAAATTCCTTTAGCATTAGGAACTGTTGGTGGATTAACAAAATTACATCCATTATCAAAATTAGCGCTAGAATTACTTGGAAACCCTTCAGCAAAGGAATTAATGGAAATTATTGCTGTAGCAGGACTAGCACAAAATTTTGCAGCTTTAAGAGCATTAACCACTACAGGAATCCAAAAAGGACATATGAAAATGCACTTAACAAATATTATTAAACAATTAGGTGCTAGCGAAGAAGAAAAAGCATTCTTAATCAATTATTTTGAAAATAAAACAGTAACACATAATGCGGTTGTTGAAGCGTATAATAAGTTGACTGGCGGCTGA
- a CDS encoding diphosphomevalonate/mevalonate 3,5-bisphosphate decarboxylase family protein, with protein sequence MIESDFILTNFDTTKAAEGSFTWKTPSNIALVKYWGKKEPQIPENTSISFTLDACFTLTTLEYTNLDTERSRSAGSYNEMLKQVQHDELEKAERSRSFNFDIYFEGEKKEDFKPKIQKFFERIEQYVPFLKQYDFVIKSRNSFPHSSGIASSASGMSALALCIMSLEKELNPVMTDDYFNKKASFLARLGSGSACRSIEGELIVWGNHSDIKGSSNLFGIKFPYKMHKNFKNYHDTILLVDEGEKQVSSTVGHQLMHNHPFAQQRFLQANENISKLSKILQTGNLKEFSSLVESEALTLHAMMMTSNPYFILMKPNTLKIIHKIWEFRNKANANICFTLDAGANVHVLYPENEKERINNFIIKELVPLCQENHYICDRVGQGAKQIINN encoded by the coding sequence TTGATTGAATCTGACTTTATTCTAACTAATTTTGATACTACAAAAGCTGCTGAAGGGAGTTTCACTTGGAAAACGCCAAGTAATATTGCTTTGGTAAAATATTGGGGAAAAAAAGAACCTCAAATTCCTGAAAATACTTCCATTAGTTTTACGTTAGATGCTTGTTTTACGTTAACTACGTTAGAATATACAAATTTGGACACTGAGCGGAGTCGAAGTGCAGGTTCTTATAATGAGATGCTGAAACAAGTTCAGCATGACGAATTGGAGAAGGCTGAGCGGAGTCGAAGTTTTAACTTTGATATTTATTTCGAAGGAGAGAAAAAAGAAGATTTCAAACCTAAAATTCAAAAATTCTTTGAAAGAATAGAACAATATGTTCCGTTTTTAAAGCAATATGATTTTGTAATAAAATCACGTAATTCTTTTCCTCACAGTAGTGGTATTGCATCATCCGCAAGTGGAATGAGTGCGTTGGCTTTGTGTATTATGAGTTTGGAGAAAGAACTAAACCCTGTGATGACAGATGATTATTTCAATAAAAAAGCATCATTTTTAGCGCGTTTAGGTTCAGGAAGCGCGTGTAGAAGTATTGAAGGTGAATTAATTGTTTGGGGAAATCATTCAGATATTAAAGGAAGTTCAAATTTATTTGGGATAAAATTTCCGTATAAAATGCACAAAAATTTCAAAAATTATCACGATACCATTTTGCTAGTTGATGAAGGTGAAAAACAAGTGTCAAGTACTGTTGGGCATCAATTAATGCACAATCATCCATTTGCACAACAACGCTTTTTACAGGCAAATGAAAATATATCAAAATTGTCAAAAATTCTTCAAACCGGAAATTTAAAAGAATTTAGTAGTTTGGTGGAAAGTGAAGCACTAACATTACATGCAATGATGATGACAAGCAATCCATATTTTATACTAATGAAACCAAATACTTTAAAAATTATTCATAAAATATGGGAATTTAGAAATAAAGCAAATGCTAATATTTGCTTTACCTTAGATGCTGGAGCCAATGTTCATGTGTTGTATCCTGAAAACGAAAAAGAAAGGATTAACAATTTTATAATAAAAGAGCTAGTGCCATTGTGTCAAGAAAATCATTATATTTGCGATAGGGTTGGACAAGGAGCTAAACAAATAATTAATAATTAA
- a CDS encoding geranylgeranylglycerol-phosphate geranylgeranyltransferase — protein MDLLEISKNNSKKQAPFYIKALSLFSVVRGYNILLIVIAQYLASIFIFSPEKSLRYVLLDINLYFIVLSTVCVIASGYIINNFYDAETDKINRPLKSKIDSIVDQKTKLTIYFLFNFIGVVIALLVSWRAALFFSVYIFLIWLYSHKLKKYPLTGLFSAAILALLPFFAIFVYYKNFSEIIFTHAAFLFFILLIRELIKDLEKIKGDFIHNYQTIPVKYGEYFTKILITLLTLLTLNPIYFLLRYPEIGGMKYFFYSSIVVLLVFVVVLWLSNSKRNYVLLHLILKLLIVAGVFSLAFIDYSIIIDKILLK, from the coding sequence ATGGATTTATTAGAAATTTCTAAAAATAACAGTAAAAAGCAGGCTCCTTTTTATATAAAGGCGTTGAGTTTGTTTTCTGTAGTTAGGGGTTACAATATATTATTAATTGTAATAGCCCAATATTTAGCTTCAATATTTATTTTCTCTCCAGAAAAATCATTACGATATGTTTTACTTGACATAAACTTGTATTTTATTGTGCTTTCAACAGTTTGTGTAATTGCTTCTGGATACATTATAAATAATTTTTATGATGCTGAAACGGATAAAATAAACAGACCTTTAAAATCAAAAATTGATAGTATAGTTGATCAAAAAACAAAATTAACAATTTATTTTTTGTTTAACTTCATTGGTGTTGTAATTGCCCTATTGGTTTCTTGGAGAGCTGCCTTGTTTTTTTCTGTATATATTTTTTTAATCTGGTTGTATTCACATAAGTTAAAAAAATACCCTTTAACTGGGTTATTTTCAGCTGCTATTTTAGCATTACTACCTTTCTTTGCTATTTTTGTGTATTATAAAAATTTTTCTGAAATAATTTTTACACATGCAGCATTTTTATTTTTTATTTTATTGATAAGGGAATTGATAAAAGATTTGGAAAAAATTAAAGGAGATTTTATACATAATTATCAAACGATACCTGTAAAATATGGCGAATATTTCACTAAAATACTCATTACTCTTTTAACTCTTTTAACCTTAAATCCAATTTATTTTTTACTAAGATATCCTGAAATTGGAGGGATGAAATATTTTTTTTACTCAAGTATAGTTGTTCTTCTGGTATTTGTAGTTGTACTGTGGTTAAGCAACAGTAAGCGCAATTATGTATTATTACATTTAATTTTAAAATTGTTGATTGTTGCAGGCGTGTTTAGTTTGGCATTTATAGATTATTCAATAATAATTGATAAAATACTACTTAAATAA
- a CDS encoding pseudouridine synthase, whose amino-acid sequence MNSSKNSSRGRQQSKKTSQNSSVKKFNDKKKFSKNFKNNPISRKKRVTSDKEKISTKKQPENSSENESIRLNKYISNSGICSRREADVYIKSGSASVNGKIVTEMGFKVSPTDEVRFDGSLISPEKKRYVLLNKPKNFITTMDDDRGRKTVMELVANASKERIYPVGRLDRNTTGLLLFTNDGELAKKLTHPKHNIQKLYHASLDKKLSMRDLQKIADGFILDEKRVLVDEISYIINQPKSEIGVKIHSGRNRIVRRIFEHFNYSVVKLDRVIFAGLTKKDLPRGHWRHLTEMEINTLKML is encoded by the coding sequence ATGAATTCAAGTAAAAACTCGTCGAGAGGACGACAACAAAGTAAAAAAACTTCTCAAAATAGTTCAGTTAAAAAGTTTAATGATAAAAAGAAGTTTTCTAAAAATTTCAAAAATAATCCTATTTCTAGAAAAAAAAGAGTTACTTCTGATAAGGAAAAAATTTCAACTAAAAAACAACCAGAAAACTCTTCAGAAAATGAGAGTATTCGTTTAAATAAATACATCTCTAATTCAGGTATTTGTTCTAGAAGAGAAGCAGATGTTTATATAAAATCAGGAAGTGCTTCAGTTAATGGTAAAATAGTAACTGAAATGGGGTTTAAAGTTTCACCTACAGATGAAGTGAGGTTTGATGGAAGTTTAATAAGTCCTGAAAAGAAGCGCTATGTATTATTAAATAAGCCAAAAAATTTTATAACAACAATGGATGATGATAGAGGGCGTAAAACCGTTATGGAACTAGTGGCAAATGCCTCAAAAGAACGCATTTATCCAGTTGGTAGATTAGACCGAAATACTACAGGCTTATTATTGTTTACAAATGATGGGGAGTTGGCAAAAAAATTGACGCACCCCAAACACAATATTCAAAAATTATACCATGCATCATTAGATAAAAAGCTATCAATGCGTGATTTACAAAAAATTGCAGACGGGTTTATTTTAGACGAGAAAAGAGTTTTGGTTGATGAGATTTCATATATTATTAATCAGCCAAAAAGCGAAATAGGTGTTAAAATTCATTCAGGAAGAAATAGAATTGTAAGAAGAATTTTTGAACATTTTAATTATAGCGTAGTGAAGTTGGATCGTGTAATTTTTGCGGGCTTAACTAAAAAAGATTTACCAAGAGGTCATTGGAGACACCTTACAGAAATGGAAATTAACACATTAAAAATGCTCTAA
- a CDS encoding mevalonate kinase, whose amino-acid sequence MKGPLFYAKILLFGEYGIIKDSKGLAIPYNSYQGALKKAAILTEEVKKSNKKLQNFYEYLATSNQELVSLRLQDLKADLDEGMYFDSSIPQGYGVGSSGALVASIYDKYANDKITVLENLTREKLLKLKQIFSFMESYFHGKSSGLDPLNSYLSLPILINSKDNLEPTGIPSQKEGKGAVFLLDSEMVGETEPMVTIFMNKMKNEGFRKMLNEDFAKYTDACIDDFLGGNVKSLFGNVKQLSKVVLENFKPMIPQTFHNVWQKGIDSNDYYLKLCGSGGGGYILGFTEDYIKTKNILKDYKLELVYRF is encoded by the coding sequence ATGAAAGGACCACTTTTTTACGCAAAAATTTTACTCTTCGGTGAGTACGGTATTATAAAAGACTCCAAAGGTTTAGCAATACCATACAATAGTTATCAAGGTGCTTTAAAAAAAGCAGCTATTTTAACAGAAGAAGTAAAAAAATCAAATAAAAAATTACAAAATTTCTACGAATACTTAGCAACTTCAAATCAAGAGTTAGTTTCATTAAGGCTACAAGACTTAAAAGCAGATTTAGATGAGGGAATGTATTTTGATTCTAGTATTCCGCAGGGTTATGGCGTAGGTAGTTCAGGTGCTTTGGTAGCTTCAATTTACGATAAGTATGCCAATGATAAAATTACGGTTCTAGAAAATTTAACACGTGAAAAATTACTAAAATTAAAACAGATTTTTTCTTTTATGGAATCTTATTTTCATGGGAAAAGTTCTGGTTTAGACCCTTTGAATTCATATTTAAGTTTACCAATTCTAATCAATTCAAAAGATAATTTAGAACCAACCGGAATTCCATCTCAAAAAGAAGGAAAAGGAGCTGTATTTTTATTAGATTCAGAAATGGTTGGCGAAACTGAACCAATGGTTACCATTTTTATGAATAAAATGAAGAACGAAGGTTTTCGGAAAATGTTAAATGAAGATTTTGCAAAATATACTGATGCCTGTATTGATGATTTTTTAGGAGGAAATGTAAAATCGCTGTTTGGTAATGTAAAACAATTATCAAAAGTAGTACTTGAAAATTTTAAACCAATGATTCCACAAACCTTTCATAACGTTTGGCAAAAAGGAATTGATTCTAATGATTATTATTTGAAGCTTTGTGGTTCAGGTGGTGGTGGTTATATTTTAGGTTTTACAGAAGATTATATTAAAACTAAGAATATTTTAAAAGATTATAAACTAGAATTAGTTTATAGATTTTAG